Proteins encoded by one window of Armatimonadota bacterium:
- a CDS encoding iron ABC transporter permease: protein MAVTLPRPGSIGRQAGARRPAAPPFLWIPAVLVAGAVLLPVAYLIVRAAGADEGVLPLLLSPRTFRLLLNTVLLGAAVAATAVALAVPLAWLTVRTDLPGASLWRVLTVLPLVFPSYVGAFALITALGPTGLLQVILHRLWGLERLPELYGFPGAWLTLSLFTYPYVLLSVRAGLAGIDPAVEEASRVLGRSPWATFRRVTLPLLRPWIGAGGLLVVLYAFSDFGAVSMMRFDSFTTAIYLQYQGSFNRSYAAVLSLVLVALTVLVVFLEGRRGRVRYHRVGSATARLPRRVRLGRWRWPALALPAAVVAAGVLLPVAVIAYWLVVGLRHGETILLSLPPLVNSLYAALLAALLTVAAAMPVAILSVRFRGPLPAALARLSYAGYALPGIVVALALVFFGARYAAPLYQTLALLVFAYMVLFLPQALGPLRAALLQVSPAQEESARTLGRTARQVVWSVTIPLARRGAVAAAGLVFLTTMKELPATLLLSPIGFETLAMRVWSAATEALFARAAVPALLLVLASSLSMGVLLSQEGLRWRDE from the coding sequence ATGGCGGTCACGCTGCCGCGGCCCGGCAGTATCGGGCGGCAGGCCGGGGCGCGCCGGCCTGCCGCTCCGCCCTTCCTCTGGATCCCCGCCGTGCTCGTGGCGGGCGCGGTGCTCCTGCCGGTCGCGTACCTGATCGTGCGGGCGGCCGGGGCGGATGAGGGCGTCCTGCCGCTGCTGCTGAGCCCGCGGACCTTTCGCCTGCTGCTCAACACGGTGCTCCTGGGCGCGGCCGTGGCGGCGACGGCGGTCGCGCTTGCCGTCCCGTTGGCCTGGCTCACCGTGCGCACCGACCTGCCGGGCGCATCCCTGTGGCGCGTGCTGACCGTCCTGCCTCTGGTCTTTCCCTCCTATGTGGGCGCCTTCGCCCTGATCACGGCCCTGGGACCCACCGGTCTGCTGCAGGTGATCCTGCACCGGCTGTGGGGGCTGGAGCGCCTGCCCGAGCTCTACGGGTTCCCCGGGGCGTGGCTGACGCTCAGCCTGTTCACCTACCCCTACGTCCTGCTCAGCGTCCGGGCGGGGCTGGCGGGCATCGATCCCGCGGTCGAGGAGGCCTCCCGCGTGCTGGGACGCAGTCCGTGGGCCACCTTCCGCCGGGTCACCCTCCCCCTGTTGCGGCCGTGGATCGGCGCCGGCGGGCTGCTGGTCGTCCTCTACGCCTTCAGCGACTTCGGCGCGGTCTCGATGATGCGCTTCGACTCCTTCACCACCGCGATCTACCTGCAGTATCAGGGCTCCTTCAACCGCAGCTACGCCGCGGTGCTGTCTTTGGTGTTGGTGGCGCTCACCGTCCTCGTCGTCTTCCTGGAAGGTCGGCGGGGTCGTGTCCGTTACCACCGGGTCGGGTCGGCGACGGCGCGGCTCCCGCGGCGCGTCAGGCTCGGTCGCTGGCGCTGGCCGGCCCTGGCGCTGCCGGCGGCGGTGGTCGCCGCCGGCGTGCTCCTGCCGGTGGCCGTGATCGCCTACTGGCTGGTCGTCGGATTGCGCCACGGCGAGACGATCCTGCTGAGCCTGCCTCCCCTGGTGAACTCGCTCTACGCCGCGCTGCTGGCGGCGCTGCTCACGGTGGCCGCCGCGATGCCGGTGGCCATCCTCTCCGTGCGGTTCCGGGGGCCGCTGCCGGCCGCCCTGGCCCGCCTGAGCTATGCGGGCTACGCCCTTCCCGGGATCGTGGTCGCCCTGGCGCTGGTATTTTTCGGCGCCCGCTACGCCGCGCCGCTGTACCAGACGCTGGCCCTGCTGGTCTTCGCCTACATGGTGCTGTTCCTGCCCCAGGCGCTCGGGCCGCTCCGCGCCGCGCTGCTCCAGGTGAGTCCGGCGCAGGAAGAGTCGGCGCGCACGCTGGGACGTACGGCGCGCCAGGTCGTCTGGAGCGTGACCATTCCCCTGGCCCGCCGGGGCGCGGTGGCGGCGGCGGGGCTGGTCTTCCTGACGACGATGAAGGAACTGCCGGCCACGCTGCTGCTCAGCCCCATCGGCTTCGAGACCCTGGCGATGCGGGTGTGGTCGGCGGCCACGGAGGCGCTCTTCGCCCGCGCCGCGGTCCCCGCGCTCCTGCTGGTGCTGGCCTCCTCTCTGTCGATGGGGGTGCTCCTGTCGCAGGAGGGGCTCCGGTGGCGCGATGAGTGA
- a CDS encoding iron ABC transporter substrate-binding protein, with the protein MRRVWVLVAVVLVVLAAGGIGPAAGEPAALTIYSGRSRDLVAPLFERFTASTGIQVRVRYGETAELAATILEEGANSPADVYFAQDAGALGALAFAGRLRALPEQILSRVEPRFRSADGRWVGVSGRARVVVYNTRRLRPEELPASIAEFAQPKWRGRIGWAPTNGSFQAHVTAMRLLWGNERTRRWLLGIKANGARAYRNNTAIVAAVGAGEIDVGFVNHYYLFAFLRERGPAFPARNYFFPGADAGNLVNVAGVGVVDTARAPAAQRFVEFLLSPEAQRYFAGETFEYPLVSGIPANPLLPPLAQIRTPQVDLNHLQALEETLKLLRETGLL; encoded by the coding sequence ATGCGTCGGGTGTGGGTTCTTGTCGCCGTCGTGCTGGTGGTCCTGGCCGCCGGCGGGATCGGACCCGCCGCCGGAGAGCCGGCCGCCCTCACCATCTACAGCGGCCGCAGCCGCGACCTCGTCGCGCCGCTCTTCGAGCGCTTCACCGCCTCCACCGGCATCCAGGTCAGGGTGCGGTACGGCGAGACGGCGGAGCTGGCGGCCACCATCCTGGAAGAAGGGGCAAACAGTCCCGCCGACGTCTACTTCGCCCAGGACGCCGGCGCCCTGGGGGCCCTGGCCTTTGCCGGGCGGCTGCGGGCGCTGCCGGAACAGATTCTGAGCCGGGTGGAGCCCCGCTTCCGGTCGGCCGACGGCAGGTGGGTGGGCGTCAGCGGGCGGGCGCGGGTGGTCGTCTACAACACCCGGCGCCTGAGGCCCGAAGAGCTTCCGGCGTCGATCGCGGAGTTTGCTCAGCCGAAGTGGCGGGGCCGGATCGGCTGGGCGCCGACCAACGGCTCCTTCCAGGCCCACGTCACGGCCATGCGCCTGCTGTGGGGGAACGAACGGACCCGGCGGTGGCTGCTGGGGATCAAGGCCAACGGCGCGCGCGCCTACCGCAACAACACGGCGATCGTCGCCGCCGTCGGAGCGGGGGAGATCGACGTCGGCTTCGTCAACCACTACTACCTCTTCGCCTTCCTGCGGGAGCGCGGCCCGGCGTTCCCGGCGCGGAACTACTTCTTCCCGGGGGCGGACGCCGGCAATCTGGTCAACGTGGCGGGGGTGGGCGTCGTGGACACCGCGCGCGCTCCGGCGGCGCAGCGCTTCGTGGAGTTTCTCCTCTCGCCCGAGGCGCAGCGGTACTTCGCCGGCGAGACCTTCGAATATCCCCTGGTGAGCGGCATCCCGGCCAACCCCCTCCTGCCGCCGCTGGCGCAGATCAGGACGCCTCAGGTGGACCTGAACCACCTGCAGGCGCTGGAGGAGACGTTGAAGCTCCTCCGGGAGACCGGTCTCCTGTAG
- a CDS encoding Fur family transcriptional regulator, whose product MTTSVEIESALRRRGLRVTPQRALVFRLVQEMGADHPSAEAIHIRATRQMPSLSLRTVYAILGELEEMKAIRSLDLGTGSRRFCVNPRRHHHLVCTRCGKIKDVFAVVDFVELPPDQRQGFVITEQDVVFRGLCRECRA is encoded by the coding sequence ATGACAACGAGCGTGGAGATCGAGTCGGCGCTGCGCCGGCGGGGACTGCGGGTGACCCCCCAGCGGGCCCTGGTGTTCCGGCTGGTCCAGGAGATGGGAGCCGACCACCCGTCCGCCGAAGCCATCCACATCCGGGCCACGCGGCAGATGCCGTCGCTGTCCCTGCGCACGGTGTATGCCATCCTCGGCGAACTCGAAGAGATGAAGGCGATCCGCTCCCTGGACCTGGGCACGGGCAGCAGGCGCTTCTGCGTCAACCCCAGGCGCCACCACCATCTGGTCTGCACGCGCTGCGGGAAGATCAAAGACGTCTTCGCCGTGGTGGATTTCGTGGAGCTTCCGCCGGATCAACGCCAGGGGTTCGTCATCACCGAGCAGGACGTCGTCTTCCGCGGCCTCTGCCGGGAGTGCCGGGCATGA
- a CDS encoding metal-dependent transcriptional regulator, with product MTTHDIARTERMEMYLKAVLTLQQAAPPATVTKVAEFMGVSAPSASEMLRRLEQQGYVRGADEGFDLTAAGQEKATTVVRRLRLAERLLTDVLKLDLPKVYDEACKMEHVISAEVEERLAAVLGHPATCPHGLPIPGEATTVVPTRPLSEVGAGQTATVASVPEEDTALLTYLAGAGLVPEATVTVEEAAPFNGPLTLRVGDATRAISREVAARIRVRA from the coding sequence ATGACCACCCACGACATCGCCAGAACCGAGCGCATGGAGATGTACCTGAAGGCGGTCCTCACCCTCCAGCAGGCCGCGCCCCCGGCCACCGTGACCAAGGTCGCGGAGTTCATGGGGGTCTCCGCGCCGTCGGCCTCGGAGATGCTCCGCCGGCTGGAGCAGCAGGGCTACGTCCGCGGGGCGGACGAGGGCTTCGACCTCACCGCCGCGGGCCAGGAGAAGGCGACGACGGTGGTCCGGCGGCTGCGCCTCGCCGAGCGGCTGCTCACCGACGTGCTCAAGCTGGACCTGCCCAAGGTCTACGACGAGGCCTGCAAGATGGAGCACGTCATCAGCGCCGAGGTGGAGGAAAGGCTGGCCGCGGTGTTGGGCCACCCGGCCACCTGCCCGCACGGGTTGCCCATCCCGGGAGAGGCGACCACCGTGGTGCCGACGCGCCCGCTGAGCGAGGTGGGCGCGGGACAGACCGCGACCGTCGCCTCGGTTCCGGAGGAAGACACCGCGCTGCTCACCTACCTCGCCGGCGCGGGCCTCGTCCCGGAGGCGACGGTGACGGTCGAAGAGGCGGCACCCTTCAACGGCCCGCTCACCCTCCGGGTCGGCGACGCCACCCGCGCCATCAGCCGCGAGGTGGCCGCCCGCATCCGCGTGCGCGCCTAG
- a CDS encoding TrpB-like pyridoxal phosphate-dependent enzyme encodes MADTVKYVLDESRIPKAWYNIAADLPVPPPPVIHPGTKQPIGPDDLAPLFPMELIRQEVSTEREIPIPEPVREIYRLWRPTPLYRARRLERALDTPARIYYKYEGVSPAGSHKPNTAVAQAFYNKQAGVRRLTTETGAGQWGSALALACRLFGLECTVYMVKVSYEQKPYRRVMMQTWGAEVIPSPSERTHAGRGILARDPDSPGSLGIAISEAVEDAATHDDTKYSLGSVLNHVLMHQTVIGLEAKEQMAMAGDAPDVVIGCVGGGSNMSGLTFPFLADRFKGRPVRVVAVEPEACPTLTRGAYLYDFGDTAATTPLLKMYTLGHGFVPPAIHAGGLRYHGDAPLLCLLYHHGYVEAVAYHQRPVFEAAVQFARAEGIVPAPESAHAVRKAIDEALEAREEGRARTILFNLSGHGHFDLGAYDAYLAGKLEDYAYPEAQVKAAMRELAGIQPG; translated from the coding sequence ATGGCCGATACGGTCAAGTACGTGCTGGACGAGTCCAGGATCCCCAAGGCCTGGTACAACATCGCCGCCGATCTCCCCGTGCCGCCGCCGCCGGTGATCCATCCCGGCACGAAGCAGCCCATCGGTCCCGACGACCTGGCGCCGCTGTTCCCCATGGAACTGATCCGCCAGGAGGTGAGCACGGAGCGGGAGATCCCCATCCCCGAGCCGGTGCGCGAGATCTACAGGCTGTGGCGGCCCACGCCGCTGTACCGCGCGCGGCGCCTGGAGCGCGCCCTGGACACCCCGGCGCGGATCTACTACAAGTACGAGGGCGTCAGCCCCGCCGGCAGCCACAAGCCCAACACCGCCGTGGCCCAGGCCTTCTACAACAAGCAGGCCGGCGTGCGCCGGCTGACCACGGAGACCGGGGCGGGGCAGTGGGGCAGCGCCCTGGCCCTGGCCTGCCGGCTGTTCGGCCTGGAGTGCACCGTCTACATGGTGAAGGTCAGTTACGAGCAGAAACCCTACCGCAGGGTGATGATGCAGACCTGGGGCGCGGAGGTCATCCCCAGCCCCAGCGAGCGCACGCACGCCGGGCGGGGCATCCTGGCCAGGGATCCCGACTCGCCGGGCAGCCTGGGCATCGCCATCAGCGAGGCGGTGGAGGACGCCGCGACGCACGACGACACGAAGTATTCCCTGGGCAGCGTGCTCAACCACGTCCTGATGCACCAGACAGTCATCGGGCTGGAGGCGAAGGAGCAGATGGCGATGGCCGGGGACGCGCCCGACGTCGTCATCGGCTGCGTCGGCGGCGGGAGCAACATGTCCGGGCTGACCTTCCCCTTCCTCGCCGACAGGTTCAAGGGCAGGCCCGTGCGCGTCGTGGCCGTGGAGCCGGAAGCCTGCCCCACGCTGACCCGCGGGGCGTACCTGTACGACTTCGGCGACACCGCCGCGACCACGCCGCTGCTCAAGATGTACACGCTGGGCCACGGCTTCGTCCCTCCCGCCATCCACGCCGGCGGACTGCGCTACCACGGCGACGCGCCGCTGCTGTGCCTGCTGTACCACCACGGGTACGTGGAGGCCGTGGCCTACCACCAGCGGCCGGTCTTCGAGGCCGCGGTGCAGTTCGCCCGCGCCGAAGGGATCGTGCCGGCGCCGGAGTCGGCCCACGCCGTGCGCAAGGCCATCGACGAGGCCCTGGAGGCCAGAGAGGAAGGCCGGGCCCGCACGATCCTGTTCAACCTGAGCGGCCACGGGCATTTCGACCTGGGTGCCTATGACGCCTACCTGGCGGGCAAACTGGAGGACTACGCCTACCCCGAGGCGCAGGTGAAGGCGGCGATGCGGGAGCTGGCCGGGATCCAGCCCGGCTAG